The following proteins come from a genomic window of Microtus ochrogaster isolate Prairie Vole_2 chromosome 7, MicOch1.0, whole genome shotgun sequence:
- the LOC102001814 gene encoding proton-coupled amino acid transporter 1 encodes MSTQRLRNEDYHDYSSTDVSPEETPSEGLGNFSPGSYQRLGESNSTTWFQTLIHLLKGNIGTGLLGLPLAVKNAGLLLGPLSLLVIGIVAVHCMGILVKCAHHLCRRLNKPFLDYGDTVMYGLECSPSAWVRSHSHWGRRIVDFFLIVTQLGFCCVYFVFLADNFKQVIEAANGTTTNCHNNETVVLVPTMDSRLYMLVFLPFLVLLTFIRNLRILSIFSLLANVSMLVSLVTIYQFIVQSIPDPSHLPLVAPWKTYPLFFGTAIFAFEGIGVVLPLENKMKDSQKFPFILYFGMAIVTALYISLGSLGYLQFGASIKGSITLNLPNCWLYQSVKLLYSIGIFFTYALQFYVAAEIVIPVIESRVPERCKMVVDLCVRTAMVCITCVLAILIPRLDLVISLVGSVSSSALALIIPPLLEVTTYYGEGMSPLTIIKDALISILGFVGFVVGTYESLCELIQPSHGEISTNSTSAFL; translated from the exons ATGGTTCCAGACCTTGATCCACCTACTAAAAGGCAACATTGGCACCGGACTCCTGGGGCTGCCACTGGCAGTGAAGAATGCAGGCCTCTTG TTGGGTCCTCTCAGCCTGCTGGTGATTGGCATCGTGGCCGTGCACTGCATGGGGATTCTGGTGAAGTGTGCTCATCACTTATGTCGCAG ACTGAACAAACCCTTTTTGGACTATGGGGACACAGTGATGTATGGACTGGAATGCAGCCCCAGCGCCTGGGTCCGGAGCCACTCCCACTGGGGAAG GCGCATCGTGGACTTCTTCCTCATTGTCACTCAGCTGGGATTCTGCTGCGTCTACTTTGTGTTTCTGGCTGACAATTTTAAACAG GTGATAGAGGCGGCCAACGGGACCACCACCAACTGTCACAACAATGAGACTGTGGTCCTGGTGCCCACCATGGACTCTCGACTCTACATGCTCGTCTTCCTGCCCTTCCTGGTGCTGCTGACTTTCATTAGGAACCTGCGCATCCTGTCCATCTTCTCCCTGCTGGCCAATGTCAGCATGCTGGTCAGTCTGGTCACAATCTACCAGTTCATCGTCCAG AGTATCCCGGACCCCAGCCACCTCCCCTTGGTGGCTCCATGGAAGACCTACCCTCTGTTCTTCGGCACAGCAATTTTTGCTTTTGAAGGCATCGGCGTG GTGCTACCCCTTGAGAACAAAATGAAGGACTCACAGAAGTTTCCGTTCATCCTGTATTTCGGGATGGCCATTGTCACTGCACTCTACATCAGCCTGGGGAGCCTGGGGTACCTGCAGTTTGGAGCTAGTATTAAGGGCAGCATCACACTCAACCTGCCCAACTGCTG GTTGTACCAGTCTGTGAAGCTGCTGTACTCCATAGGCATCTTCTTCACATACGCTCTCCAGTTCTACGTTGCGGCTGAGATCGTCATTCCCGTCATTGAGTCCCGAGTGCCTGAGCGTTGCAAGATGGTGGTGGACCTTTGTGTACGCACTGCGATGGTCTGCATCACAT GTGTTCTGGCCATCCTCATCCCACGCCTGGACCTGGTCATCTCCCTGGTGGGCTCTGTAAGCAGCAGTGCCCTGGCCCTTATCATCCCACCCCTGCTGGAGGTGACCACTTACTATGGGGAGGGCATGAGCCCCCTGACCATCATCAAGGATGCCCTCATCAGCATCCTGGGCTTTGTGGGCTTCGTGGTGGGGACCTATGAGTCTCTGTGCGAGCTGATCCAGCCAAGCCATGGCGAGATCTCCACCAATTCCACCAGTGCCTTCCTATAA